The Natrinema versiforme genome segment CGGTCATCGATCTCGGAATCTCGCCGTATCTGACGGCAGTCGTCGTTGCGATGATCGCAGCCCTATTTATCGAACTCATATCGGAGGCGACCGACGCCTACAATGATGTCTCGATGGCCATCGTGCTCTCGACAGGCTTCGCGTTGGGGACGACGCTGATCAGTATCAATGCCGGTGGACTTGCTGTCGGCGTGAATCAGTACCTCTTCGGGAACCTATCGACGGTTTCGAATGATAGCGCGGCGATATTGTTGGCGCTGTTCGTGATCATTATCGGGATGGTCGCGCTCACACGCAACCAGTTACTGTACGTAACCTTCGACGAGACGGCAGCGGCTGTATCCGGCCTCTCGGTCCGCTGGTACAATCGCATCATGGTGTTGTTGACAGCGATGGTCGTGGTCGGCGCAATGCAGATTATGGGGGTTATCCTCGTGGCCGCGATGCTCGTCGTGCCCGTCGCTGGCGCATCACAGGTCTCTCGGAGTTTCAACGAATCGATCCTCGTGTCGGTCGTTCTCGCCGAGCTGGCCGTCATCCTCGGCATCGGTGTCTCGTACTATGCCGAGGCGACTGCTGGGGGCGTGATCGTTCTCCTCGCCGTCGCGATCTACGTCGCCGCCGTCGTGCTCGGAAAACTCCAGACGGCCCTCGGTGAGGAGACCACTCCTGAGATGGGAAGCATCGACGTGAGCGAAGCCAAACAGAGTGACGACTGACAACTGCTTCCATAACGAGCCCCGTGCGGTAGCCCGCGAACTAAACGTTCGAGTATACCAGATGAAATGAGTTCATCAGATTCTGACACCCCGGACGCGACGGAGTCGTCCCCAGTGATCACGCCGAAGATGGAAGACTATCTCCGTCGCATCTACCGTCTCGAACAGGAAGCCGACGGCCGGGTGTCCAACTCAGAAATCGCTGAACGGCTCGGCGTCACTAGAGCATCGGTGACGAGTATGCTCAGTACGCTCTCGAATCGAGGGCTGATCGACCGAGAACGGTACCGCCCGATTCGTCTCACGACCGAGGGCAAAGAAATCGCGCTACGAGTGGTCCGCAGACACCGACTCGCCGAGTCGATGCTCGCGGAGTTGTTCGAGTACGCGATCAGTGACGTCGACGCAGAGGCCGATATCTTGGAGCACCACCTCAGTGAACGGCTCTGTCAGGAAATCGAACGGAAACTCGATGTGCCAGAAACCGATCCACACGGTGATCCAATCCCCGACAGTAATCTTGACCTTCCTCAAGCAGAGGATGTTTCCTCACTGGCTGAGATTGAAGAATCAGCGAGTGTAGAAGTCACGCGGATCTTGACGCAGAATGACGAGGTGCTGGAGTATCTCGTTTCGATCGGACTGGAACC includes the following:
- a CDS encoding metal ABC transporter permease is translated as MTYLSVVPLQAGPLDPVFGPLYWFLEVWSDFMSAMARATGLELLQYGFMHRAILVGLCIGVMAPLIGTFLVHRQLALIGDALAHTAFAGVAVGLFLNAVIDLGISPYLTAVVVAMIAALFIELISEATDAYNDVSMAIVLSTGFALGTTLISINAGGLAVGVNQYLFGNLSTVSNDSAAILLALFVIIIGMVALTRNQLLYVTFDETAAAVSGLSVRWYNRIMVLLTAMVVVGAMQIMGVILVAAMLVVPVAGASQVSRSFNESILVSVVLAELAVILGIGVSYYAEATAGGVIVLLAVAIYVAAVVLGKLQTALGEETTPEMGSIDVSEAKQSDD
- a CDS encoding metal-dependent transcriptional regulator, whose amino-acid sequence is MSSSDSDTPDATESSPVITPKMEDYLRRIYRLEQEADGRVSNSEIAERLGVTRASVTSMLSTLSNRGLIDRERYRPIRLTTEGKEIALRVVRRHRLAESMLAELFEYAISDVDAEADILEHHLSERLCQEIERKLDVPETDPHGDPIPDSNLDLPQAEDVSSLAEIEESASVEVTRILTQNDEVLEYLVSIGLEPTERLHLDKITPIGMMVVTIGDASEQTSIPKRLASQILVSPLDGP